One window of Streptomyces sp. FIT100 genomic DNA carries:
- a CDS encoding helix-turn-helix transcriptional regulator — protein sequence MPITVDIDVMLARRKMSVGELAERVGITPANLAVLKNGRAKAVRFATLAALCDVLECQPGDLLRWETEGTAGG from the coding sequence ATGCCGATCACCGTCGACATCGACGTAATGCTGGCCAGGCGGAAGATGTCCGTAGGTGAGCTCGCGGAGCGCGTAGGGATCACCCCCGCCAACCTGGCGGTACTCAAGAACGGCCGCGCCAAGGCAGTGCGCTTCGCGACACTCGCCGCGCTCTGCGACGTGCTGGAGTGCCAGCCGGGCGACCTGCTGCGATGGGAAACCGAGGGCACCGCCGGCGGATGA
- a CDS encoding cytochrome P450 yields MAALPVGQEAGACNLLNADPPAHARLRAAVPLPAGRVAALRPWVQELVDRLIDEFAGRGTVELVGALTARLPFHVVCEIAGFAPELRVDLERAVDAAARYGHGEAGARAHRQLTAVVSRQLSHHHAPPGSLLDALARARAAGKIDAAEEVGQAAIVVSAGHATTVNMLNNAIVALLTHPEQNAQLRECPSMMDTAVEELLRFDGPVWAAPLRVAREDVSIDGMIIPAGDVVSLLLGSANRDPEAFTHPDALDLTRAPNPHVAFGRGIHYCLGAQLARMEAEVAITTLLRRLAGLQLACPPDELRWQRRPVVRGPVAVPLRFNPS; encoded by the coding sequence GTGGCAGCGCTGCCAGTAGGGCAGGAAGCCGGGGCGTGCAATCTCCTGAATGCCGACCCGCCCGCGCACGCGCGGCTGCGTGCCGCGGTGCCGCTGCCCGCGGGGCGTGTAGCAGCCTTGCGTCCTTGGGTGCAGGAACTGGTCGACCGGCTGATCGATGAGTTCGCCGGGCGCGGCACCGTGGAACTGGTCGGGGCACTCACCGCGCGGCTGCCCTTCCACGTGGTCTGCGAGATAGCCGGGTTCGCACCAGAGCTTCGGGTGGACCTGGAGCGGGCGGTGGATGCTGCTGCGCGCTACGGCCACGGCGAGGCGGGGGCACGCGCCCATCGCCAACTCACGGCAGTGGTTAGCCGGCAGCTCTCCCACCATCACGCACCGCCTGGCAGCCTGCTCGATGCCCTTGCCCGTGCGCGCGCAGCGGGCAAGATCGATGCTGCCGAAGAAGTCGGTCAGGCCGCGATCGTCGTGTCGGCCGGCCACGCAACCACCGTCAACATGCTCAATAACGCGATCGTGGCCCTGCTGACCCATCCTGAGCAGAACGCACAGTTGCGCGAGTGCCCCTCGATGATGGACACCGCAGTGGAGGAACTGCTCAGGTTCGACGGCCCTGTCTGGGCGGCCCCGCTACGCGTGGCGCGTGAGGACGTTTCGATCGACGGCATGATTATCCCGGCGGGAGACGTCGTATCGCTGCTACTCGGCTCGGCCAACCGCGACCCCGAGGCGTTCACCCACCCGGACGCACTCGACCTGACGCGTGCTCCCAACCCACACGTAGCATTCGGCCGGGGCATCCACTACTGCCTCGGCGCACAGCTCGCCCGGATGGAAGCCGAGGTCGCGATCACCACGCTGCTGCGGAGGCTGGCCGGCTTGCAACTGGCCTGCCCGCCTGACGAGCTCAGGTGGCAACGCCGCCCTGTCGTGCGAGGACCGGTGGCCGTGCCCCTTCGCTTCAACCCATCGTGA
- a CDS encoding DUF2975 domain-containing protein, protein MGKLTVGALRAVLVVVLAGTVFVQAGMVWALVSGNDPEDGSLPLTPLRVITILGMVSVQVALVCVWQLVTMVRRGTVFSRAAFRYVDVVIGAIVAAALVWFAVTALNAPGQREDPGVSVIMGGVGVAILGVALLVLVLRMLLAQAVARDAEAAQMQAELDEVI, encoded by the coding sequence GTGGGAAAGCTGACAGTGGGTGCGCTGCGCGCGGTGCTCGTGGTGGTGCTCGCCGGCACCGTGTTCGTACAGGCAGGGATGGTGTGGGCGTTGGTCAGCGGGAACGACCCGGAAGACGGATCGCTCCCGCTGACCCCGCTGCGCGTGATCACGATCCTGGGCATGGTGTCGGTCCAGGTCGCCCTGGTCTGCGTATGGCAGCTGGTGACGATGGTGCGACGCGGGACCGTGTTCTCCCGCGCCGCCTTCCGGTACGTGGACGTCGTGATCGGCGCGATCGTGGCAGCAGCCCTCGTATGGTTCGCGGTCACGGCCCTCAACGCGCCGGGCCAGCGGGAAGATCCGGGCGTCTCCGTGATCATGGGCGGGGTCGGCGTGGCCATCCTGGGGGTCGCGCTCCTCGTGCTCGTACTGCGGATGCTGCTCGCCCAGGCCGTCGCGCGCGACGCCGAAGCGGCGCAGATGCAGGCCGAGTTGGACGAGGTGATCTGA
- a CDS encoding AAA domain-containing protein → MGWREEIASALGEWIAVEGGAGKQPRWQLVGRAARSGDPGRYVVDLRGSDIGPEQLDSLRLAGPDNDGIETKGFTVSEVVQNGSLLTLLVPEFAEIADPHLWMLKQPPTFLIEALRDGIAGLGEHPLATALATATIGGPSVHAVDPPGFHRAQADAYRACLGEGVHLVWGPPGTGKTTVLKRAIGDLIAQGRRVLLVSATNIAVDNALLGVVRGKRHEFGDIVRVGPPHLREVAEDPSVSLPLMIRARLTEAAARRAEIETELVAIRDRAQQLTVLEGNLSGFDAPSYFAALKFVRTPGQDVAATQAWVIKVEARLSQAVQRLHHLGEAIGTAQARQRAAEAVKDRWREVDDLSEEITRVREAAGNSESDALLADDHRRSLELRLKELEAKGAVGRWRQRGTITGLQGELANARRAATDARAAAQEARATATAHIARIGARINALVETIPLTRDQISRLEADVISLVAESKKAEQQALALEQEAIRASETAARAQQAHDLAEQAAERGWPAEHDRAERLRPAVSADRTRRPELEKQYQLAQEGYERLARNAQGEIIKSAKLVATTLARFRTNRTVLEGPYDVVLIDEAGAATLPEVLLATGKADRVAVLLGDFMQLGPVIPPALGNSDRPDIKRWLHPDVFQHCGIHEPSDAEAHPSCVTLTEQHRFGPAVMRLANDLAYGGVLTGGPQVLRERPDNDPEIVLIDTDGLDGLARAHLTGSRKGWWPAGSLIARALVELHREQGEEAGIVTPYGVQAEATLEALRDVEGAGRPLAEVGTAHRFQGREFDVVVFDTVEGSGDSRELWMALAHRQPGADAWRRNGIRLFNVAVTRTKTRLYVVAGGARVRNAKPGTALARLGALIGSPGVRVLKAKHLIAPPTAPVPLRGEFGTALAEVLGRHVEVTDVHDETTFYDTFAEEINRAERSLWLWAPWVAKRLRSLLPALAAATDRGVRITVFIRDDTDQLQRKPASQALIADLRGVAHTVIPMNVMHQKIAVFDEQTVLLGSLNALSQSWTREVMVAMRGAYFARKLLAHEHAETFARPPQCGRCQGTEIEIRRRKNGNWFWRCYATTCKTTPSGRSNAWTQDIRLGGNR, encoded by the coding sequence GTGGGATGGCGCGAGGAAATCGCCTCGGCACTCGGCGAGTGGATCGCCGTGGAAGGAGGCGCGGGCAAGCAGCCACGCTGGCAGCTCGTCGGGCGGGCGGCCCGGAGCGGTGATCCGGGCCGGTATGTGGTCGATCTACGGGGCTCCGACATCGGACCGGAACAACTGGACTCCCTGAGGCTGGCCGGACCGGACAATGACGGCATCGAGACCAAGGGCTTCACTGTCTCCGAAGTGGTACAGAACGGCTCCCTGCTCACACTGTTGGTACCGGAGTTCGCCGAGATCGCCGACCCTCACCTGTGGATGCTCAAGCAGCCGCCCACCTTCCTGATCGAGGCCCTGCGTGACGGCATCGCGGGGCTGGGTGAACATCCCCTCGCCACTGCACTCGCGACAGCGACAATCGGCGGCCCCTCGGTGCACGCCGTCGACCCGCCGGGCTTCCATCGTGCCCAGGCGGACGCCTACCGAGCGTGCCTCGGCGAAGGCGTCCACCTGGTGTGGGGGCCACCGGGCACAGGGAAGACCACCGTCCTCAAGCGGGCCATCGGCGACCTGATCGCCCAGGGTCGGCGTGTGCTGCTGGTGTCGGCGACGAACATCGCCGTGGACAACGCCCTGCTGGGTGTGGTGCGGGGGAAGCGCCACGAGTTCGGTGACATCGTCCGGGTGGGGCCGCCACACCTGCGCGAAGTGGCCGAGGACCCTTCCGTGTCCCTGCCCCTGATGATCCGGGCCCGGCTGACGGAGGCAGCGGCCCGGCGTGCGGAAATCGAGACCGAACTCGTCGCCATCAGGGACCGGGCCCAGCAGTTGACAGTGTTGGAAGGCAACCTCTCGGGATTCGACGCCCCGTCGTACTTCGCGGCGCTGAAGTTCGTACGGACGCCCGGACAGGACGTGGCGGCGACGCAAGCCTGGGTGATCAAGGTGGAAGCGCGGCTCAGCCAAGCGGTCCAACGCCTGCACCACCTCGGGGAGGCCATCGGGACAGCACAAGCGCGTCAGAGGGCCGCCGAGGCAGTGAAGGACCGCTGGCGCGAAGTCGACGACCTCTCGGAGGAGATCACCCGCGTGCGAGAAGCGGCGGGGAACAGCGAGTCCGACGCCCTGCTCGCGGACGACCACCGCCGTTCCCTGGAGCTGAGGCTGAAGGAACTTGAGGCAAAGGGCGCCGTCGGCAGGTGGCGACAGCGCGGCACGATCACAGGCCTTCAGGGCGAGCTGGCGAACGCCCGGCGGGCAGCCACCGACGCCCGTGCAGCAGCACAGGAGGCCCGCGCCACCGCGACCGCGCACATCGCCCGTATCGGTGCCCGCATCAACGCACTGGTCGAGACGATCCCGCTCACCCGGGACCAGATCTCCCGGCTCGAAGCCGACGTCATATCGCTCGTGGCCGAGAGCAAAAAGGCTGAGCAGCAGGCGCTCGCCCTCGAGCAAGAGGCGATCCGGGCCTCCGAGACCGCCGCCCGCGCCCAACAGGCCCATGACCTGGCCGAACAGGCCGCCGAACGAGGCTGGCCGGCCGAGCATGATCGGGCCGAACGGCTACGTCCCGCCGTGTCCGCCGACCGCACCCGCCGCCCGGAGCTGGAGAAGCAGTACCAGCTGGCTCAGGAAGGATACGAGCGACTCGCCCGCAACGCCCAGGGCGAGATCATCAAGTCCGCCAAGCTGGTCGCCACGACCCTGGCCCGGTTTCGCACCAACCGGACGGTCCTCGAGGGGCCGTACGACGTCGTCCTCATCGACGAGGCGGGTGCCGCAACCCTCCCCGAGGTCCTGCTCGCCACTGGCAAAGCAGACCGGGTGGCCGTCCTGCTCGGGGACTTCATGCAGCTCGGGCCGGTGATCCCGCCGGCCCTCGGCAACAGCGACCGTCCCGACATCAAACGGTGGTTGCACCCGGACGTCTTCCAGCACTGCGGCATCCACGAACCGTCGGACGCCGAAGCGCACCCGTCGTGCGTCACGCTCACCGAACAGCACCGTTTCGGCCCCGCCGTCATGCGCCTGGCCAACGATCTCGCGTACGGCGGTGTCCTCACGGGCGGCCCCCAGGTGCTGCGGGAGAGGCCGGACAACGACCCCGAGATCGTCCTCATCGACACCGACGGCCTGGACGGACTGGCTCGCGCCCACCTGACTGGCAGCCGCAAAGGATGGTGGCCCGCCGGGTCGCTCATCGCGCGGGCTCTGGTGGAACTCCATCGCGAGCAGGGCGAGGAGGCCGGCATCGTCACGCCGTACGGCGTCCAGGCCGAGGCCACCCTGGAGGCACTGCGCGACGTCGAAGGCGCGGGGCGTCCGCTCGCGGAGGTCGGTACGGCCCATCGGTTCCAGGGCCGGGAGTTCGACGTCGTCGTCTTCGACACAGTGGAAGGCAGCGGCGACAGCCGCGAGCTGTGGATGGCTCTCGCCCACCGGCAGCCGGGGGCCGACGCCTGGCGCCGCAACGGCATCCGCCTGTTCAACGTGGCAGTGACGCGGACGAAGACCCGGCTGTACGTCGTCGCCGGCGGAGCCCGCGTCAGAAACGCCAAGCCCGGAACTGCGCTGGCCCGGCTCGGCGCACTGATCGGGTCCCCGGGCGTTCGGGTCCTGAAAGCCAAGCACCTCATCGCTCCGCCGACGGCACCGGTCCCGCTCCGCGGCGAGTTCGGCACGGCTCTGGCGGAAGTGCTGGGTCGGCACGTGGAGGTCACCGACGTCCACGACGAGACGACCTTCTACGACACTTTCGCCGAGGAGATCAACCGAGCAGAGCGCTCTCTGTGGCTCTGGGCGCCGTGGGTCGCAAAACGGCTCCGCTCCCTGTTGCCCGCCCTCGCGGCCGCCACCGACCGGGGCGTACGGATAACCGTCTTCATCCGCGACGACACCGACCAGTTGCAGCGCAAGCCTGCGAGCCAGGCGCTGATAGCGGATCTTCGCGGCGTGGCCCACACAGTGATCCCGATGAATGTCATGCATCAGAAGATCGCGGTCTTCGACGAGCAGACTGTGCTGCTCGGCAGCCTGAACGCTCTGTCCCAGAGCTGGACGCGGGAAGTGATGGTCGCGATGCGCGGCGCGTACTTCGCCCGCAAGCTGCTCGCGCACGAGCACGCGGAGACCTTCGCCCGCCCACCGCAGTGCGGCCGGTGCCAGGGCACGGAGATCGAGATCCGGCGACGGAAGAACGGCAACTGGTTCTGGCGCTGCTACGCCACCACGTGCAAGACGACCCCTTCAGGGCGTTCCAACGCCTGGACCCAAGACATACGTCTAGGGGGCAACCGCTAA
- a CDS encoding ketoacyl-ACP synthase III family protein, with amino-acid sequence MPDAVEVRAGSGAHAAGFSAVAVADVPGWRLAATAGRHALEQAGCGPREVDLLVHACSHDQDHLTPVSAVQRLLGAHPAAVLEVRRGSDSGMSALVVAADHLAARSGRNTALVTVGERFARPGFDRWKTVTGMVLGDAGASALLSRSGGFARLAGMGYSTAAELEECTRLAVLEAHEGRIDGLAAKRQLGLRVDLTAVGLLLAAHTRRAVAAALADADIDAGLLSWVAVPYLGERMVRAVLCEPSGILTERTTWWAGRSLGHAGGADQLHGLGALLAQGRVRPGQYGLLLGMGAGFSWTAVVLHIDSEPSASVHATRTE; translated from the coding sequence GTGCCGGACGCCGTCGAGGTGCGTGCCGGTTCGGGAGCTCATGCCGCGGGCTTCAGCGCGGTCGCCGTGGCCGACGTACCGGGCTGGAGGTTGGCGGCGACAGCAGGGCGGCATGCCCTTGAGCAGGCGGGGTGCGGGCCGCGGGAGGTCGATCTGCTGGTGCACGCCTGCTCGCACGATCAGGATCACCTCACCCCGGTGAGCGCAGTGCAGCGGCTCCTGGGCGCGCACCCGGCGGCGGTCCTTGAGGTGCGGCGCGGGAGCGACTCCGGGATGAGCGCGCTGGTGGTGGCGGCCGATCACCTGGCTGCACGCAGCGGGCGAAACACGGCTCTGGTGACGGTCGGTGAGCGGTTCGCTCGGCCGGGTTTCGACCGATGGAAGACCGTGACTGGGATGGTCCTGGGCGATGCGGGCGCGAGCGCGCTTCTCTCGCGCAGTGGCGGGTTTGCCCGGTTGGCGGGGATGGGTTACTCGACGGCCGCGGAGCTGGAGGAGTGCACCCGCCTCGCGGTCCTGGAAGCGCACGAAGGGCGTATCGATGGCTTGGCGGCGAAGCGCCAGTTGGGGCTGCGGGTAGATCTTACTGCCGTCGGGCTGCTGCTGGCCGCGCACACGCGCCGGGCTGTTGCCGCTGCGCTGGCCGACGCAGACATCGATGCAGGGCTTTTGTCCTGGGTGGCCGTGCCCTACCTCGGTGAGCGGATGGTTCGCGCTGTGCTCTGCGAGCCGTCGGGCATCCTCACCGAGCGTACGACATGGTGGGCGGGACGGTCCTTGGGTCACGCAGGCGGGGCGGATCAACTACACGGCCTGGGCGCGCTCCTTGCTCAGGGGCGAGTCAGGCCGGGACAGTACGGACTGCTTCTGGGGATGGGCGCGGGTTTCTCGTGGACTGCGGTCGTGCTCCATATCGATTCAGAACCATCCGCATCCGTACATGCCACGAGGACCGAGTGA
- a CDS encoding RNA polymerase subunit sigma-70 yields MSADTRLEELGVSGLGEVDEPAFSGLAERHRRELHVHCYRMLGSFEDAEDTVQETFLRAWRRRETFEGRSTFRAWLYRIATNACLDLLAKCRPEPATGGEVLWLQPYPDRLLDELPAGDADEPETVAVARETIELAYLVAVQHLAPRPRAVLILRDVLGWPAKDVAELLGDSVNSVNSALQRARAGMRVHLPAERQDWTGGEQDAGTRELVRRYTDASVATDVARLAALLRDDVRCSMPPTPGLYVGRDAVVNDWIASGFEGMKGLRTVLTSVNRQPAVAFYHWRKQEGAYLPLTIDVLRVTGGAIAEILTFHDDRFPRLGLPERLPADGAE; encoded by the coding sequence ATGAGTGCGGACACGCGGCTGGAGGAGCTGGGCGTGAGCGGGCTGGGTGAGGTCGACGAGCCGGCGTTCTCGGGGCTGGCGGAGCGGCACCGGCGGGAGCTGCACGTGCACTGCTACCGGATGCTCGGGTCGTTCGAGGACGCCGAGGACACCGTGCAGGAGACGTTCCTCCGTGCCTGGCGGCGGCGGGAGACCTTCGAGGGGCGGTCGACGTTCCGGGCCTGGCTGTACCGGATCGCCACCAACGCCTGCCTGGACCTGCTCGCCAAGTGCCGCCCGGAGCCTGCGACCGGCGGCGAGGTGCTGTGGCTGCAGCCCTACCCGGACCGGCTGCTCGACGAGCTGCCCGCGGGCGACGCGGACGAGCCGGAGACCGTCGCCGTCGCGCGGGAGACGATCGAGCTGGCGTACCTGGTCGCAGTCCAGCACCTCGCGCCGCGCCCGCGGGCCGTGCTGATCCTGCGGGATGTGCTCGGCTGGCCGGCGAAGGACGTCGCGGAGCTCCTCGGGGACTCTGTCAACTCCGTGAACAGCGCGCTGCAGCGGGCCCGCGCCGGCATGCGGGTGCACCTGCCCGCCGAGCGGCAGGACTGGACCGGCGGCGAACAGGACGCCGGGACGCGCGAGTTGGTGCGCCGCTATACCGACGCCAGCGTGGCCACGGATGTCGCCAGGCTCGCCGCACTGCTGCGGGATGACGTCCGCTGCTCGATGCCGCCCACGCCGGGCCTGTACGTCGGCCGCGACGCGGTGGTGAACGACTGGATCGCGAGCGGCTTCGAGGGCATGAAGGGCCTGCGCACCGTCCTCACCTCCGTAAACCGGCAGCCCGCCGTCGCCTTCTACCACTGGCGGAAACAGGAGGGCGCGTATCTGCCGCTGACGATCGACGTCCTGCGCGTCACCGGCGGGGCGATCGCCGAGATCCTCACCTTCCACGACGACCGGTTCCCGCGGCTCGGGCTGCCGGAGCGCCTGCCGGCGGACGGCGCGGAGTAG
- a CDS encoding ROK family transcriptional regulator: protein MKADLRAAGVRDLGGEGPPRANDRASLRRSNLGLVLRLLRDAGPRPRAQIADETGLPKATITNLVAELVERGLVREGETERHGSVGRPGRTVEIDGRTICGIGVEINVDYVSLIAFDLRSETIVERHTPLDARGTGPEAVLDHVAEAIAETSESLRARGVRPVAVTIAAPGVIGMDTGVVSYASNIGWRDVAVTEGLRTRLGPTAPPIRLENDAKLGAVAEYLVVAASDIHDLIYVTGETGVGGGIISDGRLLRGSAGFAGEIGHMPLGPGGQPCACGRQGCWETMVGLAALLRLAAQPDDPVHDPTVELEHRLTELRRRADADDPATRAALERIADGLALGLALLADVLNPRAIVLGGYFAHFGDYLIDRVRGELSARVMAPEAGRCEVMLSTLGFSAAARGGAYLALDRVYQDPSAVSAALDV, encoded by the coding sequence GTGAAGGCAGACCTACGCGCAGCAGGCGTACGTGACTTGGGCGGCGAAGGACCGCCCCGGGCGAACGACCGCGCGTCGCTGCGCCGCTCCAACCTCGGCCTCGTACTGCGCCTGCTGCGCGACGCCGGGCCGCGCCCCCGCGCCCAGATCGCGGACGAGACCGGCCTGCCCAAGGCCACCATCACCAACCTGGTCGCCGAGCTGGTGGAACGCGGCCTGGTGCGCGAGGGCGAGACCGAGCGCCACGGCTCCGTCGGGCGTCCGGGCCGCACCGTGGAGATCGACGGCCGTACGATCTGCGGCATCGGCGTCGAGATCAACGTCGACTACGTGAGCCTCATCGCCTTCGACCTGCGCAGCGAGACCATCGTCGAGCGGCACACCCCTCTCGACGCACGCGGCACCGGGCCGGAGGCCGTGCTTGACCACGTGGCGGAGGCGATCGCCGAGACGTCCGAGAGCCTGCGTGCGCGGGGAGTCCGGCCCGTCGCGGTGACCATAGCGGCCCCCGGCGTGATCGGGATGGACACCGGCGTCGTCTCGTACGCGTCCAATATCGGCTGGCGGGACGTCGCCGTCACGGAAGGTCTGCGCACACGGCTCGGCCCCACGGCACCGCCGATCCGGCTGGAGAACGACGCCAAGCTCGGCGCCGTCGCCGAATACCTGGTCGTCGCCGCGTCCGACATCCACGACCTGATCTATGTGACCGGCGAGACCGGCGTCGGCGGCGGCATCATCTCCGACGGCCGGCTGCTGCGCGGATCGGCCGGATTCGCCGGCGAGATCGGCCACATGCCCCTGGGCCCGGGCGGACAGCCGTGCGCCTGCGGCCGGCAGGGCTGCTGGGAGACCATGGTCGGTCTCGCGGCCCTGCTGAGACTCGCCGCGCAGCCCGACGACCCGGTGCACGATCCCACCGTCGAACTGGAGCACCGGCTCACCGAGCTGCGCCGCCGCGCCGACGCCGACGACCCCGCCACCCGAGCGGCACTCGAGCGGATCGCCGACGGCCTCGCGCTCGGCCTCGCACTCCTCGCGGACGTCCTCAACCCCCGGGCCATCGTCCTCGGCGGCTACTTCGCCCACTTCGGCGACTACCTCATCGACCGCGTCCGCGGCGAGCTGTCGGCCCGGGTCATGGCTCCCGAGGCGGGCCGTTGCGAAGTCATGCTCTCCACCCTGGGGTTCAGCGCCGCGGCACGCGGTGGCGCCTACCTGGCGCTCGACCGGGTCTACCAGGACCCGAGCGCCGTCTCCGCCGCCCTCGACGTGTGA